In Nostoc sp. CENA543, a single genomic region encodes these proteins:
- a CDS encoding cysteine desulfurase-like protein, translated as MESLDLKWIRGQFPALNQKINGQPAIFFDGPGGTQVPGAVLDAISDYLVRSNANAHGAFATSARTDAVITAARVAIADFLGCSSDEVVFGANMTTLTLTLSRAIARTIQPGDEIIVTRLDHYANVSPWYALEEQGAIIRVVDIHVTDCTLDMSDLEQQINSRTKLVAVSYASNAVGTINDVAAIVRLAHAVGAWVFVDAVHYAPHAPINVHALDCDFLACSAYKFFGPHVGILYGKRQHLENLQPYKVKPASNEVPSRWENGTLNHEGLAGVVAAINYLTKLGCHVSPTMNNELVEALMAADKEGLEHFQCPRFLTSEHPDAIASAYHSRRAALVAAMSAIQQYERELSHKLISGLLEIPGLSIYGITEPHRFNWRTPTVAMTIAGKSPESIAKNLGDRGIFTWHGNFYALGLTERLGLETSGGLLRIGLVHYNSMAEIVELLEAVKGV; from the coding sequence ATGGAATCTCTGGATCTGAAATGGATTCGCGGACAGTTTCCTGCGCTGAACCAAAAAATCAACGGACAACCGGCTATATTCTTCGATGGGCCTGGTGGGACACAAGTACCAGGAGCAGTGTTAGATGCGATTAGTGATTATTTAGTGAGGTCAAATGCCAACGCTCATGGTGCATTTGCTACCAGTGCGCGAACGGATGCGGTGATTACGGCGGCGAGAGTGGCGATCGCAGATTTTTTGGGTTGCAGTAGTGATGAGGTGGTATTCGGTGCGAATATGACCACTTTGACGTTGACTTTAAGTCGAGCGATCGCCCGCACTATTCAACCAGGTGATGAAATTATTGTTACTCGTTTAGACCATTATGCAAATGTTTCTCCTTGGTATGCTTTAGAGGAACAAGGCGCAATTATTCGGGTAGTGGATATTCATGTCACTGATTGCACCTTAGACATGAGCGATTTAGAACAGCAAATTAATTCCCGCACCAAGTTAGTAGCCGTCAGTTATGCTTCCAACGCTGTCGGGACAATTAACGATGTAGCTGCGATCGTGCGTTTAGCTCATGCTGTCGGTGCTTGGGTATTTGTTGATGCTGTTCATTATGCACCCCACGCACCGATTAATGTTCATGCTTTAGACTGCGATTTTCTGGCTTGTTCCGCTTACAAATTTTTCGGTCCCCACGTTGGGATTTTGTACGGTAAACGCCAGCATCTAGAAAATCTCCAACCCTATAAAGTTAAACCTGCGAGTAATGAAGTACCATCCCGTTGGGAAAACGGTACTCTCAATCATGAAGGACTAGCGGGTGTAGTGGCAGCAATTAATTACTTGACAAAATTGGGTTGTCATGTATCGCCCACTATGAATAATGAATTAGTAGAAGCGTTGATGGCAGCCGACAAGGAAGGCTTAGAACATTTCCAATGTCCCCGCTTTCTAACATCAGAACACCCAGATGCGATCGCCTCAGCCTATCATAGTCGGCGTGCGGCGTTAGTTGCAGCCATGTCAGCCATTCAGCAATATGAAAGGGAACTCAGCCATAAACTAATTTCGGGACTCTTAGAAATTCCTGGTTTAAGCATATATGGAATTACCGAACCCCATCGCTTTAACTGGCGTACACCCACAGTAGCCATGACAATCGCAGGGAAAAGCCCCGAAAGTATAGCCAAAAATTTAGGCGATCGCGGTATTTTCACCTGGCACGGTAACTTCTATGCCCTTGGCTTAACAGAAAGGCTAGGTTTAGAAACCAGTGGCGGCTTATTGCGAATTGGCTTAGTACATTACAACTCGATGGCAGAGATTGTGGAACTACTGGAAGCGGTGAAAGGGGTGTAG
- a CDS encoding aldehyde dehydrogenase family protein, translating to MVTAQEPKQQVKIGATRLLINNEWVDSVSGRRFETINPTTGEVICEVAEADTPDVDKAVKAARQAFNNGEWSKLSATRRGELLYKLADLIADNIDELARLETLDNGKPLRDSVEDLELAIACYRYYAGWADKVQGKTIPISGPYFCYTRHEPVGVVGQIIPWNFPIVMQAWKLAPALATGNTVVLKTAEQTPLSALRVGELIVEAGFPPGVVNILSGYGPTAGAAIAHHMDVDKVAFTGSTEVGHLIMEAAAKSNLKRVTLELGGKSPNIVFADADLDAAIEGAHDAIFFNQGQCCCAGSRLFVEAKCYDEFVAKTVEKAKNRIVGDPFDSNTQQGPQVDKDQFDRVMSYIESGMREGAQMLCGGNRVGDRGFFIAPTVFADVRDEMQIAQEEIFGPVMSIIKFQDIDEVIQRANNTIYGLAAAVWTKDITKAHAIANNVRAGTVWVNCYDVFDAAAPFGGFKQSGIGRELGEYGLQQYTEVKTVTIKL from the coding sequence ATGGTTACAGCACAAGAACCAAAACAACAGGTAAAAATTGGCGCAACTCGGCTGCTAATTAATAATGAGTGGGTGGATAGTGTTAGCGGTCGTAGATTTGAGACAATTAACCCAACCACAGGTGAAGTCATCTGTGAAGTAGCAGAAGCAGACACACCAGATGTAGACAAAGCCGTAAAAGCAGCGCGTCAGGCTTTTAATAATGGAGAATGGTCGAAACTATCAGCGACTCGTCGGGGAGAGTTGCTTTATAAGTTAGCTGATTTAATAGCAGACAATATTGATGAATTGGCGCGCTTAGAAACCCTAGACAACGGTAAACCACTGCGTGATTCTGTAGAAGATTTAGAATTAGCGATCGCCTGCTATCGTTATTATGCAGGTTGGGCAGATAAGGTACAAGGTAAAACCATCCCCATTAGTGGCCCTTACTTCTGCTACACTCGCCATGAGCCTGTGGGCGTAGTTGGTCAAATTATTCCGTGGAATTTTCCTATAGTCATGCAAGCGTGGAAATTAGCCCCAGCTTTGGCTACAGGTAATACCGTAGTTCTCAAGACGGCTGAACAAACACCATTATCAGCATTGCGTGTGGGAGAGTTAATTGTTGAAGCAGGTTTTCCCCCTGGTGTAGTGAACATATTATCAGGATATGGCCCGACTGCTGGAGCTGCGATCGCTCATCACATGGATGTGGATAAAGTCGCCTTTACTGGTTCTACTGAGGTGGGACATTTAATTATGGAAGCGGCGGCTAAAAGCAACCTTAAGCGTGTCACTCTAGAACTAGGCGGAAAGAGTCCCAACATTGTCTTTGCTGACGCTGATTTAGACGCTGCCATTGAAGGCGCACACGATGCCATATTCTTTAATCAAGGTCAATGTTGCTGTGCTGGTTCACGGCTATTTGTAGAAGCAAAATGTTATGACGAGTTTGTCGCTAAAACCGTAGAAAAAGCCAAAAATAGAATTGTCGGCGATCCTTTTGATAGTAATACACAACAAGGGCCGCAAGTAGACAAAGACCAATTCGACAGAGTCATGAGTTACATCGAATCGGGAATGCGAGAAGGGGCGCAGATGTTATGCGGCGGCAACCGTGTCGGAGATAGGGGTTTCTTTATTGCACCCACCGTATTTGCTGATGTCCGTGATGAGATGCAAATTGCTCAAGAGGAAATCTTTGGCCCGGTGATGAGTATTATCAAATTCCAAGATATCGACGAAGTGATTCAACGGGCAAATAACACCATATACGGACTCGCCGCCGCCGTATGGACGAAAGATATTACCAAAGCTCATGCGATCGCGAATAACGTCCGGGCTGGTACAGTATGGGTAAATTGCTACGACGTATTTGATGCAGCCGCACCCTTTGGTGGCTTTAAACAATCAGGTATTGGGCGTGAACTCGGTGAATATGGCTTACAACAGTACACCGAAGTTAAGACTGTTACTATCAAGTTGTAG